From the genome of Aspergillus fumigatus Af293 chromosome 1, whole genome shotgun sequence, one region includes:
- a CDS encoding guanylate kinase, translating to MLRLFSSGTAGKLTDTLSSLISWYSRLTMTTGAVQRFRPVVVSGPSGTGKSTLLKRLFAEYPDTFDLSVSHTTRAPRPGEENGREYYFTTKEDFLDLVSKNAFIEHAQFGGNYYGTTVQAVKDVAQKGKICVLDIEMEGVKQVKRTDLDARFLFLAPPSLEELEKRLRGRATETEESLTKRLAQAKNELEYAAQPGSHDKIVVNDDLEKAYKELRDWIVDGGNFGARQ from the exons ATGCTTCGTTTATTCAGCTCTGGTACAGCTGGGAAGTTGACTGATACACTCTCCTCTCTGATTTCTTGGTACTCCAGATTGACAATGACTACCGGGGCTG TGCAAAGGTTCCGTCCAGTGGTGGTATCGGGTCCCTCTGGGACTGGGAAGTCGACCTTGCTCAAGAGACTCTTCGCTGAATACCCCGATACTTTCGATTTATCCGTGTCTC ATACCACTCGAGCTCCCCGTCCCGGGGAAGAAAATGGACGTGAGTATTACTTCACAACTAAAGAAGATTTCCTGGATCTTGTGAGCAAGAATGCCTTTATCGAGCATGCGCAGTTTGGTGGCAATTACTACGGTACTACTGTGCAGGCAGTGAAGGATGTTGCGCAGAAGGGCAAGATCTGCGTTCTCGACATTGAGATGGAG GGCGTGAAACAAGTCAAGCGCACCGATCTTGATGCTCGATTCTTATTTTTAGCACCCCCGTCCCTTGAAGAACTAGAGAAAAGACTGCGTGGGAGAGCAACCGAGACTGAGGAGAGCTTGACG AAACGCCTTGCCCAAGCTAAAAATGAATTGGAATATGCGGCGCAGCCTGGCTCTCATGATAAGATTGTCGTGAACGATGACCTGGAGAAGGCTTATAAGGAACTGCGGGATTGGATTGTCGACGGTGGTAACTTTGGAGCGCGTCAATGA
- the aspD gene encoding septin aspD, producing MATTANSNSTNPATVFPRSHVGFDSITSQIERKLLKRGFQFNVMCVGQTGLGKSTLINTIFASHLIDSKGRLTPNEPVRSTTEIQTVSHIIEENGVRLRLNIVDTPGYGDQVNNDRCWDPIVKYIKDQHSAYLRKELTAQRDRYIQDTRIHCCLFFIQPSGHALKPIDIVVLKKLSDVVNVVPVIAKADSLTLEERQAFKERIKEEFAFHNLKMYPYDNDELDDEERAVNAQIKDIIPFAVVGSEKTIVVNGQQVRGRQNRWGVINVEDETHCEFVYLRNFLTRTHLQDLIETTSQIHYETFRAKQLLALKESSAAGGHSAGSRPISPSADRELSRNSQRMTMNGY from the exons ATGGCCACCACAGCCAATTCAAATTCGACCAACCCAGCCACTGTTTTTCCTCGCAGTCATGTTGGCTTTGACAGTATCACATCTCAGATTGAGCGGAAGCTCTTGAAGCGTGGCTTTCAGTTCAATGTGATGTGTGTTG GCCAGACAGGTCTCGGAAAGTCGACTCTGATTAACACCATATTTGCTTCCCATCTGATCGATTCTAAGGGGCGTCTGACGCCCAACGAGCCCGTTCGATCGACTACAGAGATCCAGACTGTCTCCCACA TCATTGAGGAAAATGGTGTACGCCTCAGGTTGAACATTGTCGACACACCGGGTTACGGTGATCAAGTCAACAATGATAGATG TTGGGACCCCATTGTGAAATACATCAAGGATCAGCACTCAGCATACCTTCGAAAGGAGCTTACTGCTCAGCGTGACCGCTATATCCAGGATACCCGTATCCAttgctgcttgttcttcATTCAGCCGTCTGGCCATGC TCTCAAACCAATTGACATTGTcgtcttgaagaagctctcagaTGTTGTCAATGTCGTTCCAGTAATCGCCAAGGCAGACTCGCTCACTCTTGAAGAACGCCAAGCGTTCAAGGAGCGGATCAAGGAAGAATTCGCTTTCCACAATCTGAAGATGTACCCCTATGATAATGACGAActcgatgacgaagagcgTGCGGTTAATGCCCAAATCAAG GACATTATTCCATTCGCCGTCGTCGGCAGTGAGAAAACTATTGTTGTTAATGGTCAACAAGTTCGCGGCCGGCAAAACCGCTGGGGTGTGATCAATGTGGAAGACGAAACCCACTGCGAATTTGTTTATTTGAGAAACTTTCTCACTCGCACCCACCTCCAAGACCTGATCGAAACAACAAGCCAGATTCACTACGAGACTTTCCGTGCGAAACAGCTACTGGCCTTGAAGGAGAGCAGCGCTGCGGGGGGACATTCTGCTGGCAGCCGGCCTATTAGCCCTTCTGCCGACCGGGAACTCAGCCGCAACTCGCAACGGATGACTATGAACGGCTATTAG
- a CDS encoding SKI complex subunit WD repeat protein SKI8 produces MAGAVGTWAIALSDDGQYLAGVTQDGHIRVWDLNTSGELIRDYETKGSFGTCLDMSVDGRLIASGHENGSVYIFSTETGRMPFSLSGLVKPVRTVAFSPGGKLLAAAGDSRVIVLYDTSSGEQVANLSGHSAWILSLSWSHTGEYLLSSSFDGKVKVWSIDTRSCVATHSETEKAVWSAKWLPKTGRSEGFATAGASRSIAFYREATGG; encoded by the exons ATGGCAGGTGCAGTTGGTACCTGGGCTATAGCTTTGTCAGATGACGGACAGTACCTTGCTGGTGTCACCCAGGATGGTCACATCAGAGTATGGGATCTCAATACTAGCGGCGAGTTGATTCGGGACTATGAAACCAAGGGTAGTTTTGGCACTTGCTTGGACATG TCCGTGGATGGCCGCCTTATTGCCAGTGGGCATGAGAATGGCAGTGTCTACATCTTCAGTACCGAAACTGGGCGAATGCCATTCAGCTTGTCAG GTCTGGTCAAGCCAGTACGGACTGTTGCATTCTCTCCTGGAGGGAAGCTGCTTGCTGCCGCTGGAGATTCAAGGGTGATTGTGCTTTATGACACTTCATCTGGAGAGCAGGTTGCAAATCTCTCGGGTCACTCAGCCTGGATTCTTTCACTTTCTTGGAGCCATACAGGGGAGTACCTGTTGAGCAG CTCATTTGACGGGAAAGTTAAAGTCTGGTCCATTGATACAAGGTCGTGCGTGGCAACTCATTCAGAAACGGAGAAGGCGGTTTGGAGCGCCAAATGGCTACCAAAGACTGGGCGGTCTGAAGGATTTGCTACTGCTGGAGCAAGCCGAAGCATAGCTTTCTATCGCGAAGCAACTGGTGGCTGA
- a CDS encoding copper metallochaperone ATX1, whose translation MSEHQYKFNVSMSCGGCSGAVERVLKRLDGVKSFDVNLDSQTALVTTEPTVSYETVLATIKKTGKTVNSGEADGKPMDV comes from the exons ATGTCTGAGCATCAGTACAAATTCAATGTCTCCATGAGCTGTGGTGGCTGCTCAGGCGCTGTGGAGCGCGTCTTGAAGAGACTGGATG GCGTCAAATCTTTCGATGTGAACCTGGACTCGCAGACCGCCCTTGTCACGACAGAACCCACTGTTTCCTACGAGACTGTATTGGCAACGATCAAGAAAACAGGCAAGACGGTCAATTCTGGGGAGGCTGATGGAAAGCCCATGGATGTTTGA